One Fibrobacter sp. UWB13 DNA window includes the following coding sequences:
- a CDS encoding glycoside hydrolase family 9 protein: MFVNNHALKSVALAALVAAPAFAATAYINQIGYRPGDFKELALVDANGSVDFVNAAGEVVLSVTPKAASYWDASGQNVQLVDFSKLAEAGKYSIKVNGNVLRSDLVVKSQTYEEIVKASIKWFYYQRASMALESQYAGKWARAAGHTNPTAELHNSTGASGTINSTKGWYDAGDYGRYIVNSGITTYTLLSLYEHFPQYFKTLKWNIPAEGSLPDLLAEIKYNLDWMLTMQASDGGVYHKLTSLGFPGDVMPAQDNSKLYAIGKSTAGTFDFAAVMAMASRIYKPFDATYASKCLEAAKKAYAWGQQNPSRNYLANPSDVSTGAYENDNPNDEKVLAGTELFITTGDASYKQSGSSEYVSYWGDVMGLATYEKATHQAQFGGDANEAKQKILGTADNFANRAEKGFGVVMAKDDFVWGSNAVASNQGVWLLHAYYLTGEQKYYKAAVKVLDYLLGKNPLDMSFVTGYGTKSPKMPHHRPSTSDNVEEPIPGMLVGGPQPGGEDVGSAAEWKCADYRKGQAATAYTDQRCSYATNEVAINWNAPLAYLAGAIEAINAGYAPEFAAAGVAKQDVPASSSSEAPASSSSSVPQSSSSEVASSSSVPGVSSSSSANVESSSSQGTIAIHAPVESRMMRSAQPRLRFDDQKLFIEKNGKRFDLKGHRIK, translated from the coding sequence ATGTTTGTGAATAATCATGCGTTAAAGTCCGTAGCGCTTGCCGCGCTCGTCGCAGCCCCAGCTTTCGCAGCGACTGCCTACATCAACCAGATTGGCTATCGTCCGGGCGACTTCAAGGAACTCGCTCTTGTCGATGCTAACGGCAGCGTGGATTTCGTAAATGCCGCCGGTGAGGTCGTTCTCTCCGTGACGCCTAAGGCCGCATCTTACTGGGATGCGAGCGGTCAGAATGTCCAGCTCGTCGATTTCTCCAAGCTTGCCGAAGCGGGCAAGTACAGCATCAAGGTAAACGGCAACGTGCTCCGTTCTGATCTCGTCGTGAAATCCCAGACGTACGAAGAAATCGTCAAGGCTTCCATCAAGTGGTTCTACTACCAGCGCGCTTCCATGGCTCTCGAAAGCCAGTATGCAGGCAAGTGGGCCCGCGCAGCCGGCCACACGAATCCGACTGCCGAACTTCACAATTCTACGGGTGCTTCGGGTACAATCAATTCGACCAAGGGCTGGTACGATGCTGGCGACTACGGCCGTTACATTGTGAACTCGGGCATCACGACCTACACGCTCCTCTCTCTTTACGAACACTTCCCGCAGTATTTCAAGACGCTCAAGTGGAACATCCCGGCCGAAGGCTCCCTCCCGGATTTGCTTGCCGAAATCAAGTACAATCTTGACTGGATGCTCACCATGCAGGCGTCCGATGGCGGCGTCTACCACAAGCTTACCTCTCTCGGTTTCCCGGGCGATGTGATGCCGGCGCAGGACAATTCCAAGCTCTATGCTATCGGCAAGAGCACGGCGGGTACGTTTGACTTTGCTGCCGTGATGGCAATGGCTTCCCGCATTTACAAGCCGTTCGACGCGACTTACGCTTCCAAGTGCCTCGAAGCCGCTAAAAAAGCTTACGCTTGGGGCCAGCAGAACCCGAGCCGCAACTATCTCGCTAATCCGTCGGATGTCTCGACGGGTGCCTACGAAAACGACAATCCGAACGACGAAAAGGTTCTTGCCGGGACAGAACTCTTCATCACGACGGGTGATGCTTCTTACAAGCAGTCCGGCTCATCGGAATACGTCTCTTACTGGGGCGATGTCATGGGCCTTGCCACGTACGAAAAGGCTACACATCAGGCGCAATTTGGTGGCGATGCAAACGAAGCCAAGCAAAAGATTTTGGGTACTGCAGACAACTTTGCTAACCGCGCCGAAAAAGGCTTTGGCGTCGTGATGGCAAAGGATGACTTTGTATGGGGTTCCAATGCGGTTGCCTCCAATCAGGGTGTTTGGCTCTTGCATGCCTACTACCTCACGGGTGAACAGAAGTATTACAAGGCTGCCGTCAAGGTTCTTGATTACTTGCTCGGCAAGAACCCGCTCGACATGTCTTTCGTAACGGGTTACGGTACGAAGTCTCCGAAAATGCCGCACCACCGTCCGAGTACTTCGGATAACGTAGAAGAACCGATCCCGGGTATGCTCGTGGGTGGCCCGCAGCCTGGCGGCGAAGACGTTGGTTCTGCCGCAGAATGGAAGTGCGCTGATTATCGCAAGGGCCAGGCGGCAACCGCTTACACCGATCAGCGTTGCAGCTATGCTACGAACGAAGTCGCTATCAACTGGAACGCTCCGCTCGCTTATCTCGCTGGCGCTATTGAAGCCATCAACGCGGGCTATGCACCAGAATTTGCCGCCGCAGGCGTTGCAAAACAGGATGTACCTGCATCGAGCTCTTCCGAAGCTCCCGCAAGCTCTTCTTCGAGTGTTCCGCAGAGTTCTTCCTCCGAAGTTGCAAGTAGTTCTTCTGTTCCGGGCGTTTCCTCCAGCTCTTCTGCAAACGTGGAATCCTCCAGTTCGCAGGGGACGATTGCAATTCACGCTCCGGTCGAATCTAGAATGATGCGCTCGGCACAGCCGCGTCTCCGCTTCGATGACCAGAAACTCTTCATCGAAAAGAACGGCAAGCGCTTTGACCTCAAGGGTCATCGCATCAAGTAA